A region of the Pseudomonadota bacterium genome:
GCGTTACACCTTGTGAAACCGGAGGAAGCCCTCGACCACCCAACATGGAAGATGGGGAGGAAGGTTACTCTGGATTCTGCAACAATGATGAACAAAGGCCTTGAGGTAATCGAGGCGCGATGGCTCTTTGACATAGAGCCTGAAAGGATAAAGGTGCTCATTCACCCTGAAAGCATAGTCCACGGGATGGTTGAGTTGGTAGATGGCGCCTTTTTTGTGTATATGGCTTCCCCTGATATGAAAATACCCATCTCTTTTGCCATAAACCAGGGAATGGTACAGCCCCTGTCCTTTGCTCAATTAAAATTGGAAGAATTGCAGAAATTAAGTTTCTATTCTCCCGATACAAATAAGTTCCCCGCTCTGAAACTCGCCTTCAATGCCCTCCATGCCGGAGATGGGGCACAGGTAGTATTAAACGCATCAAACGAGGTTGCTTCAGATGCCTTCATAGAAGGGAAGATAAAGTTTACGGATATTCCTTTCTTTATCGAGAAGACGTTAGAGCGCCATGAAGGGTTTTCTGTTATTGAAGACATCGGGACTGTCTGGGAAATCCATGAATGGGCTAAAAGATATACAGAAGAAATGTTAAAGGAGTCATATGCCTAGTATTGTCATGAACGTAATTTACG
Encoded here:
- the dxr gene encoding 1-deoxy-D-xylulose-5-phosphate reductoisomerase, with amino-acid sequence MRKGIIVLGSTGSIGKATLEVIENQNDAFEVVGLACKGNVELLNKQIGKFKPKYVCVYEGHMRGKVHFDKTRLLAGVEGIKEMVRMDGEIVVNALPGSAGLEPTIETLKLNKILALANKESLVMAGRIVSRLLDTYESKLFPVDSEHSAIFQLLKNIGPAKIKNITITASGGPFRKHMKEALHLVKPEEALDHPTWKMGRKVTLDSATMMNKGLEVIEARWLFDIEPERIKVLIHPESIVHGMVELVDGAFFVYMASPDMKIPISFAINQGMVQPLSFAQLKLEELQKLSFYSPDTNKFPALKLAFNALHAGDGAQVVLNASNEVASDAFIEGKIKFTDIPFFIEKTLERHEGFSVIEDIGTVWEIHEWAKRYTEEMLKESYA